From a single Dysidea avara chromosome 14, odDysAvar1.4, whole genome shotgun sequence genomic region:
- the LOC136244912 gene encoding LOW QUALITY PROTEIN: zinc finger BED domain-containing protein 4-like (The sequence of the model RefSeq protein was modified relative to this genomic sequence to represent the inferred CDS: substituted 2 bases at 2 genomic stop codons), producing the protein MSAKKKVPTVLKHYEVPKVLPAENFKTKCKYCTKEITGSVRTTTNWWKHMRRVHATLLKEQQDEDESQSNSQQTLTHLLRPQRKYSSQHPKQILVTDAVVDFIADDLIPLSVVESKRFKSLLRILDSQYQVPSHKQLSTVLLKKKYDKLKSSVLDKLKKTDTINLTIDLWSNRQMRSYLGITGHYISDDWNLESVMLACNXVSXKHIGDNIMMWYDEIISDFGVREKVKHIITDSASNVKKAFLTLPGYEDVEDHTASDDSEAEGKSEAERCDNVSLDESQVLFEHHACFAHVLQLVVKDGMTKAGQINTVIKRCSSLVSFVCRSTVAADVLKDETRLQADNTTRWNSQLKIIRSVLAVSDSVLSQLENAPKLTTHEKNLLQDIVEILTPFEEATEFVQVGCVLSAGYVLPCIRGLYHHIENMVSKYHSELVRGLKQSLHRRMPYYEENETYIVACILDPRFKLRWCSDDAERERSLDLLKAVLESCCINCSCPAS; encoded by the exons ATGTCAGCTAAGAAGAAAGTTCCAACTGTGCTCAAGCACTATGAAGTACCTAAAGTCTTGCCAGCAGAGAATTTTAAGACTAAGTGCAAGTATTGCACCAAGGAAATCACTGGATCTGTTAGGACTACTACAAATTGGTGGAAGCATATG AGACGAGTACACGCAACTCTCTTGAAAGAACAACAGGATGAAGATGAATCACAGTCAAATTCACAGCAAACATTGACACATTTACTGCGGCCCCAAAGAAAATACAGCTCACAACATCCTAAGCAGATTTTAGTAACTGATGCAGTAGTAGATTTCATTGCAGATGACCTCATTCCTCTGTCTGTAGTAGAGAGCAAGCGATTCAAATCACTGTTAAGGATCTTAGATTCTCAGTACCAGGTACCAAGCCATAAGCAATTGTCCACAGTTTTGTTGAAGAAGAAATATGATAAGTTAAAAAGTAGTGTACTAGACAAGCTGAAGAAGACTGATACCATCAACCTAACAATTGATCTCTGGTCAAATCGACAAATGCGATCTTACTTGGGCATTACTGGGCACTATATTTCAGATGATTGGAACCTTGAGTCAGTTATGCTTGCATGCAATTGAGTCAGTTGAAAACATATTGGTGATAACATTATGATGTGGTATGATGAAATCATTTCTGATTTTGGTGTGAGGGAAAAAGTGAAGCACATAATCACTGACAGTGCATCCAATGTAAAGAAGGCGTTTCTGACTCTACCAGGTTATGAAGATGTTGAAGATCATACAGCCAGCGATGATAGTGAGGCTGAAGGCAAGTCAGAGGCTGAGAGGTGTGATAATGTTTCCCTTGATGAGAGCCAAGTCTTATTTGAACATCATGCCTGTtttgcacatgtgttgcagctaGTGGTAAAGGATGGTATGACAAAGGCAGGTCAGATCAACACAGTCATCAAAAGGTGCTCTAGTTTGGTATCATTTGTGTGCAGGTCAACAGTAGCAGCTGATGTCCTTAAGGATGAAACTAGGCTACAAGCTGATAATACAACTAGATGGAATTCTCAGCTTAAAATCATACGATCAGTGCTTGCTGTTTCAGATTCGGTGTTGTCACAGCTTGAAAATGCTCCCAAGTTAACTACTCATGAAAAAAACCTGCTTCAAGATATAGTGGAAATTCTAACTCCTTTTGAAGAGGCAACAGAATTTGTTCAGGTTGGCTGTGTTCTATCTGCGGGCTATGTTTTACCATGTATTCGAGGGTTATATCATCACATTGAAAACATGGTGTCCAAATACCACTCTGAATTAGTTCGTGGACTTAAACAATCATTACATAGGCGTATGCCATATTATGAGGAAAATGAAACATACATTGTAGCTTGTATCCTAGACCCCCGTTTCAAGCTTAGGTGGTGTTCTGATGATGCTGAAAGAGAAAGATCTTTGGATTTGCTTAAAGCAGTGTTAGAAAGCTGCTGCATCAACTGTAGCTGTCCTGCAAGCTGA